A DNA window from Actinokineospora baliensis contains the following coding sequences:
- a CDS encoding PASTA domain-containing protein, producing the protein MTTRALPAVLVLLTLAACGPGPTTIPEPPTLAPPSSAVKSAAVPNVVGLDHQAAQDAMQKAGFYYLTEEDATGQGRQLVIDTNWEVVEQVPAAGTVAPQSDKILLRSRKKTDSGSATPSSSTAKTAAVPNVVGMDHQDAQNAMQKAGFYYLTEEDATGQGRQLLVDHNWVVVEQIPAAGKVAPQSDKILLRSKKKTDP; encoded by the coding sequence GTGACGACCCGAGCGCTCCCCGCCGTCCTGGTCCTGCTCACCCTCGCCGCCTGCGGTCCGGGCCCCACCACGATCCCGGAGCCGCCGACCCTCGCCCCACCCAGCTCAGCGGTCAAGTCCGCCGCCGTGCCCAACGTGGTCGGCTTGGACCACCAGGCCGCCCAGGACGCCATGCAGAAAGCGGGCTTCTACTACCTGACCGAGGAAGACGCGACCGGCCAGGGACGCCAGTTGGTCATCGACACCAACTGGGAGGTCGTCGAGCAGGTCCCGGCGGCCGGAACGGTGGCCCCGCAGTCCGACAAGATCCTCCTGCGCTCCAGGAAGAAGACCGACTCGGGCTCCGCCACCCCGTCCAGCTCCACGGCCAAGACCGCCGCGGTGCCGAACGTGGTCGGCATGGACCACCAAGACGCCCAGAACGCGATGCAGAAGGCGGGCTTCTACTACCTGACCGAAGAGGACGCGACCGGGCAGGGTAGGCAACTCCTGGTCGACCACAACTGGGTGGTCGTCGAGCAGATCCCGGCGGCGGGCAAGGTCGCGCCGCAGTCGGACAAGATCCTGCTGCGCTCCAAGAAGAAGACGGACCCGTGA
- a CDS encoding nucleotide pyrophosphohydrolase, with protein sequence MTLEDLAARQRAFAEARAWGPFHTPKNLVMALSAEVGELTELFQWLTPEEATAAPQDPAARARIEDELADVLLYLTRLADVLGVDLIAAAHAKIDRNETRFPPNIGRTALER encoded by the coding sequence GTGACCCTAGAAGACCTCGCCGCCCGCCAGCGGGCGTTCGCCGAAGCCCGCGCCTGGGGCCCCTTCCACACCCCGAAGAACCTGGTCATGGCCCTGTCGGCCGAGGTGGGCGAGCTCACCGAGCTCTTCCAGTGGCTGACCCCCGAGGAAGCCACCGCAGCCCCCCAAGACCCGGCCGCGAGAGCCCGCATAGAAGACGAACTAGCCGACGTCCTCCTCTACCTGACCCGCCTAGCCGACGTCCTGGGCGTGGACCTCATCGCCGCCGCCCACGCCAAGATCGACCGCAACGAAACCCGCTTCCCCCCGAACATCGGCCGCACCGCCCTAGAGCGCTAA
- a CDS encoding sigma-70 family RNA polymerase sigma factor, with translation MLCTVELDEEIAALEASLGPRVPQQQSRYGVHSPTRADRDNLDSVVAAAIGGDNSATEQLLIFLRPLVMRYCRAKLGRLPRSFASADDVAQEVCVAVFRALPTYQQLGRPFLSFVYGIAAHKIADVHRANSRDKSDPIADTPDTISTEDGPEQITLRHELVERTGALLQTLTPRQREILVMRIVMGMSAQETAEIVGTTAEAIRVAQHRALNRLRKTLARH, from the coding sequence ATGTTGTGCACGGTGGAGCTGGACGAGGAGATCGCCGCCCTTGAGGCATCGCTTGGCCCCCGCGTGCCGCAACAGCAGAGCAGGTACGGGGTGCACAGCCCCACCCGCGCCGACCGGGACAACCTGGACTCGGTGGTCGCGGCGGCCATCGGCGGCGACAACAGCGCCACCGAGCAGCTGCTGATCTTCCTCCGCCCGCTGGTCATGCGCTACTGCCGGGCCAAGCTCGGCCGCCTCCCGCGCTCCTTCGCCAGCGCCGACGACGTCGCCCAGGAGGTCTGCGTCGCCGTCTTCCGCGCCCTGCCGACCTACCAGCAGCTGGGCAGGCCGTTCCTGTCCTTCGTGTACGGCATCGCCGCCCACAAGATCGCCGACGTGCACCGGGCCAACTCGCGGGACAAGTCCGACCCGATCGCGGACACGCCGGACACGATCAGCACGGAAGACGGCCCGGAGCAGATCACCCTGCGGCACGAGCTGGTCGAGCGCACGGGTGCCCTGCTGCAGACGCTGACGCCCCGGCAACGGGAGATCCTCGTGATGCGGATCGTGATGGGGATGTCGGCCCAGGAGACCGCCGAGATCGTGGGGACGACGGCGGAGGCGATCCGCGTGGCGCAGCACCGGGCGCTGAACCGGCTGCGGAAGACGCTGGCGCGGCACTGA
- a CDS encoding glucosaminidase domain-containing protein — protein MGIRQRLTVAVLAMAALVFGPAQASAGTRAAQQEYLAQAGPLARAVAAEFGVPASVAAGQSILESSWGQSRLAVNDRNFFGFKCTAAGPGPMATACHDYPTTECTPDCHQVQALFRVYDSMQASFRDYGRVLSTSKNYAAARPLAHDPNAFVTEVARKYATNPTYAAKVIRIMQENDLYKLDAPLP, from the coding sequence ATGGGTATCAGACAACGCCTCACAGTCGCAGTCCTCGCCATGGCCGCGCTCGTGTTCGGTCCGGCCCAAGCCTCCGCGGGAACGCGGGCCGCCCAGCAGGAGTACCTGGCCCAGGCCGGTCCGCTGGCCCGCGCCGTCGCGGCCGAGTTCGGGGTGCCCGCCTCGGTCGCCGCCGGTCAGTCGATCCTGGAGTCCTCGTGGGGGCAGAGCAGGCTCGCCGTCAACGACCGGAACTTCTTCGGGTTCAAGTGCACCGCGGCGGGCCCCGGCCCGATGGCCACCGCCTGCCACGACTACCCGACGACCGAGTGCACCCCCGACTGCCACCAGGTCCAGGCCCTGTTCCGGGTCTACGACTCGATGCAGGCCTCCTTCCGCGACTACGGCCGCGTGCTGTCCACCAGCAAGAACTACGCGGCCGCCCGACCACTGGCGCACGACCCGAACGCGTTCGTGACCGAAGTGGCCAGGAAGTACGCCACCAACCCCACCTACGCGGCCAAGGTCATCCGCATCATGCAGGAGAACGACCTGTACAAGCTGGACGCGCCACTGCCCTAG